The Methanofastidiosum sp. nucleotide sequence CCCTCAGCTGCATCAATAAGGGATTTATCAATATCTGATAATCCTATATTTGTATTTTTTACAATTGGGAGAAGAGACCTTAGCATTATAGCTATAATAGCTGGAGTGAATCCTATTCCTAATAGTGGAACTACGATAGCAACAACTGCAAAACTTGGTACAGCCTGAACAAGATTGGCTAAAGCATTTATGAAAGATGATAATTTTTTATTATAAATCGAAACAATTGCAAGCGGTATACCAATTATAATACTAATTGCAAGCGAAGCATAAGTTAGCGTTAGGTGTTGGATTGTTGCTGCTATTATTGTTGAGATATCTGTCATCTGCCATACCTCGCTTTCAGGGCCTTTTCGATTATTGCGGCCCCCAAATCTAAAATAACTGCAAGTAATCCGATCCAAAGACCAACTATTAAAATTATGTTTACATCATAAAGGTTTATTCCAGTCTGAAGAGGTGCACCTAAGCCTCCTGCCGCAATAAGGCCTCCTAGGGTAACAACAGCCATTGTGAAAACTATGGCAATTCTAACCCCCCCTGCAATAAGGGGGAGGGCCATAGGAAATCTTACTTTAATCATTATTTCTCTTTCAGAGAGTCCTATTGCATTTGAGATTTCGATTAAATTCTTGTTTACTCCTGTAAGCCCTGTATAAGTATTTCTTGCTACAGGGAGAATAGAGTATATTATGGAGGCTACTATTGTTGGAGCCATACCTATCCCAAATAAAGGAAGTAGTATTATAAGCAATGCAAGAGTGGGGATTGTTTCACTGGCATTTAAAATGTTTAATACGGGATTTGCAGATTTAGGTTTAGAATAAATAATAATCCCTACTAGTAATCCTATTGCTAAAGAGAAGATCAAGGCAATAGAAAACATGTAGAGGTGCTCTATAGTTCTTGAAAAAAGATATTGCGATTGCCATACTTTAATTAGTGTTTCAATCAAATAATCAAACCTTTAAACATCTATACAAGTTTTAGCAATACTTCATTTGGTAGTAATATTCCTACTATATTTTCATTCTCAGTAACTATTGCATGAAAACAATTATTTTTTTTCAAAGTTAATAAGGCGTTTGTTGCACCATCATTTGCTGATAGGATAACTATCTTTTTTGTAATTTCTCCTATTTTCAGATTTCTATCTTTTAGATTAATTAAATCACTAAAATAAACAACTCCAAATGGTCTGCCTTTATCTAAGACTAATGCAAGTTCAACATTCCTCTTTTTCATTTCTTCAATTGTTTTATTGGAATTTAGAGCTGAATCAAATAGATATTTTTTATCAATGGGGTCCATTATATCCTTCACTCTAAGATTGTCAACATGTTTGAACTTTTTATCCGAGTCAACTATTTCAGAAACAAAATCATTTGCAGGATTTAATATGAGTTCATCTGGTTCGCCAATTTGAATTAGTTTAGAGTCTTTCATTATGGCCACTCTGTCACCTAATTTAAACGCCTCGTTAATGTCATGAGTTACAAAAACTATTGTCCTCCCAAGCTCCATTTTGATCTTCAAAAATTCTTCTTGTAGCTGTCTTCTTAAAATTGGGTCTAGTGCGCCAAAGGGCTCATCCATCAGAAGGAGGGGGGGATTCATCATTATCGCTCTTGCAAGGCCAATTCTCTGTTGTTGCCCCCCACTTAGTTCCTTTGGGTATCGTTTTATGAAAAGCTCTGGTGAGAGTCCAAATAGATTTAAAATATCTTCTGCTCTTTTTTTAATATCTTCGTTATTCCAACCTTCAAGTTGTGGGATTATCCCTATATTCTCTAATACGTTCATGTGTGGAAAAAGACCAATTTCTTGAATTACATATCCAATGTTTCTTCTTAGTTTTACTGGATCCAAATCTTTGATATCTTCGTTGTTTATTCTGATGCTTCCCTTATCGGGCTCAATCAATTTGTTGATGAGGCGGAGAGTAGTAGTCTTCCCGCTACCACTTGGGCCAACTAAGGCTATTAGCTTTCCTCCCTCTATCGTAAGATTAAGATCCTTTACTGCAAAGAAGTCGCCATAGCTTTTTGTTA carries:
- a CDS encoding ABC transporter permease subunit — translated: MFSIALIFSLAIGLLVGIIIYSKPKSANPVLNILNASETIPTLALLIILLPLFGIGMAPTIVASIIYSILPVARNTYTGLTGVNKNLIEISNAIGLSEREIMIKVRFPMALPLIAGGVRIAIVFTMAVVTLGGLIAAGGLGAPLQTGINLYDVNIILIVGLWIGLLAVILDLGAAIIEKALKARYGR
- a CDS encoding ABC transporter ATP-binding protein; translation: MTQRLFGRIDNVVIENVTKSYGDFFAVKDLNLTIEGGKLIALVGPSGSGKTTTLRLINKLIEPDKGSIRINNEDIKDLDPVKLRRNIGYVIQEIGLFPHMNVLENIGIIPQLEGWNNEDIKKRAEDILNLFGLSPELFIKRYPKELSGGQQQRIGLARAIMMNPPLLLMDEPFGALDPILRRQLQEEFLKIKMELGRTIVFVTHDINEAFKLGDRVAIMKDSKLIQIGEPDELILNPANDFVSEIVDSDKKFKHVDNLRVKDIMDPIDKKYLFDSALNSNKTIEEMKKRNVELALVLDKGRPFGVVYFSDLINLKDRNLKIGEITKKIVILSANDGATNALLTLKKNNCFHAIVTENENIVGILLPNEVLLKLV
- a CDS encoding ABC transporter permease produces the protein MTDISTIIAATIQHLTLTYASLAISIIIGIPLAIVSIYNKKLSSFINALANLVQAVPSFAVVAIVVPLLGIGFTPAIIAIMLRSLLPIVKNTNIGLSDIDKSLIDAAEGIGLTKWQIIKKIRFPNAYPSMFAGIKFAAILANSVAIITAIIGSGGLGTLVFLGLASLNMKNLLAGSLPAIGIAIFIDISFSWIENRIRPTNLE